A region of the Mangifera indica cultivar Alphonso chromosome 10, CATAS_Mindica_2.1, whole genome shotgun sequence genome:
TGCCATGCTTGCATCAGGTTTATCCTCATCTTGTATTCACTGTTGGCTTTTAAGCTGTTTCATTTACATGAAAATTTTTGTAAGGGAAGTTTTTGATGTCCATTCTACGATCAAGCCTAGCAGTTCAAATCCTTGTCTTATTTCCCATGTTATTTGGTGTGAAcagaattttttcaaattgactgaagtttatattttatgaagttattttatataatgagTGTCTTATGCTAGTTAATGATATATCTTTGCAGTTTCATGTTAATTGCATTGATCCATGGCTGCGGCAGCAGGGAACCTGCCCTGTTTGTAAACACAGAGCAGGATCTGGCTGGAACGAATCCACAGAAGGTGAAATTGATTCTTACATGGTTTAATTACTTGCACAGGCATGTAGATAATTGTATTGTTCTGATGAATATACTCTCTGTTTTCTTGATTTAGGCATGAAAGATATTGCCTGGCACTGTATGATCAAATACCCTAAACAGCTGTGTGATGTAATCTTAAAGTTCGCATTGAAAATTGTGCATGATGATGCCCGTTGCACTTATTCTTGGATGGATAATTTCCCAATTGGCCAATAGGGAGTGAAATACTTACAAAGTCAAACATAACTAAAATAGGGCACGTATAACCTTAAAGAAAACAATTCCGTTAGTTTATCCATAGAGATAAATGGTTTTCATGGTCATGGGTTTATGACTAAAATTATTCCATCATTTTAACTATCACGCTTCATATTGCACTTTGATAAATCCATTGAATAATCATATCTAACCCTCTTGTGAATGAGAATGGGAGATGGCCCTATTTTGCTTTGCCCTTTCCCTTTCCTTGACCCTTCTTGGCTTCCAACTTGGCTTGTATACGGGCGGCAGCAGCAGCTTTGGcttcttctctcttcctcttctcttcctctttgCCAGCAGCTGCGAGCTCTCTCTGCCTCTTCAGCTCTctgtttttatgtttatatatatatatatatatatgacaaaaaCCAGATTGTTAGGATCTACTAAAGGTTTAGTTTAATGTACATtccataaagaaaaaataaaatggtcCAAAAGAAGAATTACTCTAGGCGAGCTCTTTCCTCTGATACAGTGCCCAGATTAGATCCCTTTCTTGGCCTGCAGGCCAGTAGTTCCACCTCAAAAATAAGGGTCGCACTGCATAGGATATATGCAATTAACTTAGACATTACGCCAAACAttggtaaaattttttaaaatcggTTAACAGCTGAACAAAGGTTGCTTTTGACTCTCGTGAAATTACTAACCGCCCAACTTTATAAATACTTTTGCTATTTATGTTTGGGAAAGTTATCTCCAAAACCCTAAATCTGTTGGCTCATTGCTCTATTTGTTACATTTATCCACTTCTTagtataatatatcatattcaaCAGTATAAATTCCCAGATTAAGAGTGCAATTGGTACTGATACTAGCACCACTGCCAATCCCCGAAATGTTTGACAGGGATACTAATCTGGTGTCAATTGAATCTCTATAGtcaaatatctatctattaaaGCATGCATGCCTAAATGAGGAAAGGTTAAAAATGTCATATAATGATACTTACTTGGGTGGGATATCTGGAGGAGATCCTGCACTACCATAGGCATACTCGGGCTTGCAAATTATTTTTGCTACCTCCCCGATCTGGTAGAAACAACTAAAAAGACTTACAAGACAGTAAACTTAATCAGAGGAAATAATGAGATCAACTAACTTATTCTGACCTTCATGGTTCTCAATGCAATGTCCCAAGCCTGAATGACTGATCCCTTTCCAAGCTCGAAAGAGAACACAGAATTATCTTCATGTGTAGTATCAAAAACTTGACCAGTTTCAGCAAGGGTGCCTTCGTAATGAACTATTGCACAAAGACAACAACAATAGATCATAATCATGCCCAGTAAGCTCCCTATAAGTGGAGGCACTGAAACAATCACAAACATGAATGCATAGTTGCACTTATCACAGCACCATGATTGGGCAAACTTATAGACATGTGAATGTTACATAAACTGATCAGATAACAAAATTACAGATTctaatttatgtaaaatgacTGTACATCACAAGAGCATACCATCCACAAGAGGAAGGTCCTCTGTAGGACTAAGAGCATCAGCCTTAGCTCGCCTTATGATTTGCTTGATGACACCTCCATCAGCAGTTAAATTAACCATATTATCGCCCATGGCTGCTCAATTCTTAATAGCCTATAATAAGTAGAAAGAAACATTACTCAGTGACACTCACATACACTAGATGATAAAACTAAACTCTTCCttgacaacaaaaaaaaaaaaagaaagccaaaaaaAGGAAGGTCTTCATCCTTTgaaatcttcattttttttaaaactatgtgtacaaacaatgatatattatcatatgattggatattattttatttttaattcaaaattatctaatcacataataatacaaaattatttatgcccatagtattactcttacgaaaattgcataattttacttttcataatcaaaatttgtcAGAAATCTGAGTTATCCAaaacaaaatctaacaaatGAATACAATTGAATTTTACAAGAATCCCAATTCACAGTTCACTAAATGATACAACTaccaaataaattataagtttacAAGCTATTGTGAGACACAGGTAAGGAGACTAACCCGTCTCGAGGTGAATCGATGGTCACTAAGCGAAAGGTGAAGATCCAGTAGAGGAGTTGACTCGGGGATTATAAAAGCGGAGAAATCGCCGTAGGTTTTGGTGGCCATAGGCGTCTGGCGAGTTCGTCTTGGCTGAGTTGTGAAATGGCATTTTGtatgtaaaaattgaaaagattatCTCACTCGTTTAGGTGGCGCGTCTAAAATGTAATGCTGTGACAGGTATATAATTTGTGTAGTGTGTCTTAAACGTGCACGTAGAGCGCGTGATTAATTCGGATTTGATACTCAGCCTTTTGGGCCTAAGCCCTTAAATTTAGGCCCAAATAGAAGAACGTAGATGAACAAAAACAGGTGCATTTTGATTCATGTTTGTTTAAATGACAAAATACCAccaatcaagttttaaaaacttgaatatttaactatttattaaattttattattaaaattaaaaatataaatatttaaaaaactaaaaatttataataaatttttcactttttagtttaaaaaattaataatttttttcatataagatttaaaaaataattatttttaaaaaaattttcttctctctagCTATTGgtattctctctccctctctacATTTGAAAAgtacttttttataaaaaaaatactccaaaaatgtttatttgttattatgtattaaaattaaaatttattaaaggaaATTTTAGAATGTCGCCTAGCTCTCAACATTTGTCTTACTTAGAAGCCAAATTGGTCCCCATCAAATGGGATTAAATTGGGGCAAATTGCATAGATATTTAACCTCAGTTGTGTTTGTGGTCCaatttcaaaacacatgttATGTTTCTAATTAAAGATCGAACCCTTAATTATTACCAAAACCCAACTATGACAAGAAGGAATCAGGGTACCCTATAGAAACATGACACGTGTAGGGAATAATTTTGATCAGGGGCTTGTCTAATATAAGTTGTCCACTCTTGCGTTGCGTGGCATTGATGTGACCATTGACCGAACCGGGACCCAATAAGTATAAAGGTGTTTCCTTTGAAATATTGTCGTCTTTGGAAGAGGCTTTTAGGGTTAGGCCCACAAATGTGTTTAGGGGTTGAAGAGGAATTTTGGGCTTTtttgaagggtatttttgggttaaaattggGTCCACTTCTAAAGatttctttgttgttttttaagaaTGTGTGGGATGGGAGCTTTCACTACCTTCAATATTGGACTTGGACCACCCTATCAACTTTTTCGCCGATTCATAATTATTTGGATCCGATGTAAATCTctcaattttgtttattttttattttagaatagaattgcataaataataaatataaatattaattttttattatataattagatcaTTTTTATCCAAAGTGGGTCTATTCCTAAAGTCTGTCTGctaaatttaaaaacctaaacatttattcttcaattataattttttgttagagtgaagagtaaaatcgttttttaatcaaaatatttaaaaaaattaaaattttattttatttttccttcttaatttataatactaacaattttcttttacttaaaacttgaaaaattgttttttcctcttatgatttttttttctcttccttagccattttttctgttctagTTCCATCTATCTTCTCGTTTCGGTTGTTTAAAAGATACTATTGATGGCTGAAGAAACATAAGAAGATGATTCATTTTTGTCCGTCTAAATGATGCTCAAATAAaacctaataatataataatatattattaatatacctaaattatgtatatataacattgctcttgaGAATTTAGTTACTTTGCAAAACTTTGATtagaaaatagtaatttacttGGTGACTTACCATCTtacctaattttttaaaattataaaaccacCCCCACCCggccccctttttttttttttaatgtgacccgaaattaatataattaattaaaaaagcgACTCTCTTTTAATCATTGGATAATACATTtgtttaagataaattataaataatttaattaaaaaaggtacaaatatttttcatccagaaaaaaaggcattttaaattgaaataatgaCGCATGCTTTGATCAAATTGGGCATGCAACTTGAGACACCattacttataattaattatataagcatgaaaataaaataaaaaaatcaatcaaaatcacCTTTTTGTTAGTAAGACTTCCCACAAAtgccaaggaaaaaaaaaaaaggcaaatccTAATAAGATtcataatcattttattaagaTCCTAATTAAGAATCAAATGATAAGTGGATGAGATATGTAGGCTGActaagtttttctcttttttactAATATGACCAAATAATCATGCTTATGGGCCACCTCTCTATGAATCTTTAGGAATTTAATTGCTTTTTCCCCTTGTCGTTTTGCTTTATTTATGGGAGTGTTTTAGCACGCCAAGCTAAATTCAATCATTAATGTTGTAATCTTAATCTTATCCTTGGAGTTGAAATTTGTTTTgactagaaaaaaattaaaaaaaagtgcactaaaaagaaaagatttcGTGCAAAGCAAAGGTTCT
Encoded here:
- the LOC123228198 gene encoding peptidyl-prolyl cis-trans isomerase FKBP20-1-like, producing MGDNMVNLTADGGVIKQIIRRAKADALSPTEDLPLVDVHYEGTLAETGQVFDTTHEDNSVFSFELGKGSVIQAWDIALRTMKIGEVAKIICKPEYAYGSAGSPPDIPPNATLIFEVELLACRPRKGSNLGTVSEERARLEELKRQRELAAAGKEEEKRKREEAKAAAAARIQAKLEAKKGQGKGKGKAK